Within the Gigantopelta aegis isolate Gae_Host unplaced genomic scaffold, Gae_host_genome ctg5262_pilon_pilon:::debris, whole genome shotgun sequence genome, the region GGTCTCTTTTCCAAATGACAGAATCTCCAACTTCTACAGCTTGAAATTAGTGACATTTTAATTCTAActgaaaattgtatttaattttatttctttcccAGGGAGTTCCTTCAGAACCAGGTCCCAACCCACCTAACTTGCTGAGCAAACAGCTTTCATTTCTTCCACCTGTCATATTTGACAGGCCTCCACTGGGCAAGCATTTTGAGATGTCCTTGTGGATTGTCAGAAGACATATTTTCAAGTAAGCATTTTAGACATTTATTACACTGCAGTGGAAGAGATatccatgtgatatttatcgtctCTTCACATATGAAAATACGTCTTTTGAGAGGTCCTGACCTCTGAtaaggcagggcttctagaatttttataaaattcactagccatgggatcggtgatttaaaacatttactagcaacgattaaaaattcactagccctacttctctttaagttaataaaattttactaaataatagtaataatcagatatgtcacctaaaaagggagatacagcttaaaaacactaacattgggggttcaggtgggggcaggatatttatatttacaaaataattaactgcaacatttgacccaaaaatttcactagccgtcaggcatggcaatagtagttatttactagctcaacattgaatatcactagccatgggagtggggctaccataatctagaagccctggacaAGGTGATAGACTGTCATTTAGTACAACTCCGCATAGATCTTCATGCAAATAGTGTGCACATGGTTCTtttgatttaaatttttaaatcgGGGGAGGGGGAATACTTGCTGTTAATTCTTATGATTAATATTAgcaacataatttaacaaaatatatattttaataattttgttgagCCTTGAATATGTTTCTAATATTGTGtatgtaaacttcattgatgtgtggcgtaggaatgcaaagtttcattgataaatagcaAAATGAAGTGACCACAATATGACATAATTTTGTTAATTGACTCATTTGGTAAGGGATGTCATTTTCCTGGTCTTTAATCTCTGCATTTTCATGTCTTGTTTAGTTACTTTGGAAGTCATTCTgtgcaattgttttttaattgatgtgcagtgaaataaataaaatactatactcgttcCTGTGTAAGACCTTTTGtattacaactcgtgtgtttTTAATCGTACATCACTCGCTTTTGCTTGTGATGTACGAGTGAAAACACTCGTAATATAAATGGTCTCACATGGAAACgtgtttagtattctctatatctaaAAATGAAATGCACAATTTCTGTTGTGTTTTAAGATGGTCAATTTTTAGCAAAGAATATATTTAAGGTCCACAGTCGAGAAATTtttgactggcctcggtggcgtcatggttaggccatcggtctacaggctggtaggtcctGGGTTCAGATCCCCGTCGAAGcacgggatttttaatccagataccgactccaaaccctgagtgagtgctacgcaaggctcaatgggtaggtgtaaaccacttgcaccgaccagtgatccataactggttcaacaaaggccatggtttgtgctatcctgcctgtggtaagcgcaaataaaagatcccttgctgctaattggaaagagtagcccatgtagtggcgacagcgggtttcctctcaaaatctgtgtggtctttaaccatatgtctgacgccatataaccgtaaataaaatgtgttgagtgtgtcgttaaataaaacatttctttctttctttctttttcgaGATATTTTTGAAGTAAGCATTTTAAACATGAACATACCGAttgcattatttaaaaatgaaatgcaCAAATTGTGGTTGAAAAGTTAAATTCTATTACGGTACTTTAGGATGGTCAGTTTATAGCAAACAGTATATTTAATGGCAGCagttgaattattttttatttgtgattttgtttttttgtttttagaattcTTCAGTGAATGTCACATTTGTCAGTGCTAACCCTCGGAATAGCATAGGGGTAAGTTTTAACATTCTGTTTGTACAGATAATGTCTCAGACTGATTTTAGTATAAAATGTTCAAGGTACTGTAGATCTTGAAATTAAtgcgtccctaaattaatgcgagtgacggtgggcagactaaaatgcgacatgaaattaatgcgagtggcctccctttgaaatattactttcctagTAACACACCTCCGTGTACTTTTTGGTTCACTCCAAGTTACGGttgtcttcaatgagatcaaaccggcctcggtggcgtaatggttaagccatcggtcaacaggctggtagatactgggttcggatcccagtcgaggcatgggatttttaatccagataccgactccaaaccctgagtgagtgctccgcaaggctcaatgggtaggtgtaaaccacttgcaccgaccagtgatccataactggttcaacaaaggccatggtttgtgctatcctgtctgtgggaagtgcaaataaaagatcccttgctgctaatcggaaagagtagcccatgaagtggcgacagcgggttttctctcaaaatctgtgtggtccttaaccatatgtctgatgccatataaccgtaaataaaatgtgttgagtgcgtcgttaaataaaacatttctttctttcttttcaatgagatcaacttactaacatatctgtgtacacatcagttaacctgtttagtccttagtgtttttggtgagatcaactccAAGCATATTTTGCAGCGTTCAATTACGTAACGGGTATGGTTACATAAATCTGGTTAAACATTAGCATATATGTACCATTACACTTGTATCTTCCTAAGAATGTAGATATATTTCAAAGTAGTAACAAAAGAACAATTCACCCAACTAATTTACAGTGAACTTGATCAGTGAAGTCAAAGAAACGGTCGACCTCAGGATTAGCatgctaaaacccattcacaCGCGATGTATCGTGTCGGCTTTTGATAGGATGATGGCCAAAGACCCTGCAATCATCAAGCATGGCTGGCATCTTGTTAGATTATTGTACAGTTAATATGTCTTGTCTACAATGAATTGTGCtctagttgttttataaatgtattagaattttaatctttgttttaaaagtgtgaCACATAGCTTGCTGGACTAGTCAACAATTAGTCAGACTTgcctacaatgaattgttttccagttgtgttatatgttagaattttaatctttgtttgttttgttttaataacgtgggatacatagacaaaacatagaaataaatgtgtcatattattaatgcgaataacacgagctcgcatttttcgcattaatattatgatcgcattaatttcaggatctacagtatcaGAGAGAAAAAAGTTGGTTGAAGTGTGGTGTGCCAAATGAACAATCAGTTCTCTTTTAAAGACTTATGTAATCACAACAATACAGTGACAATACAGTATAATCTTTGATAAGGGCACTGTGTAATGTTGGAAGTTATGCCTGAATGACTTTTTTGGAGGGGGCGTACAGACATACACCAACTACATCATTGTGTGAAGTGCATGGGGGTATATATTAATTCTGCATATAGTAgatttaaaatgtacatttcTTTTGCTTTTAGCAAACTAGTAAAACATTTCTAACTGTGGAGATGTTGAAAAATGAAGGTAGATGGGAAGTGATGGCTACAGATGCTAACTGGGAAACAAAGTGAGTGTTTCagtttattgtaaataataaaggATATTCATCAGCCAGTTGTTCACAATCTTGCTCTGGTTAACGTAAACTAGATTTTCTACAATAATGTGGCTTTAAATATCCTTTTGAACTCCACTGTGTACAGACCAGGTTAGCAGTCAGTGTAAGAAAACTGGGAGTACAACATTAACAGCAAAGTATGTTCCGAATAAAATTTGATAGTCAGTTTTGTAGTGGTTTTTAGtgtattttaatgtataaattAAGTGCAATGAGGCTTGAGATTTGCAATTAATCAGGTTGGACAGCTTTGCCATTAGTGAAActgattaatattttcattaaaaaagacattTAGATCATTAACCAGATTGctatttatgtttgtataaagctattatatagtttgtgtgGGAATTCTTAGGAGGAAAAAAGAATTTGATTTGTAATTGAAGAATAACTGGTATTGTGACACTTTTCAGTCatttatgggtttgaaatgttcttTGATGGTAAACAATATCTGAATTTTGTACAACTTTATTTTACTTTCGTACTATTTGacttacttctttctttcatttatttcatatttgcaGGTTCGAGTGGCGAATAACCAGTATGCTACTGGGTGAGAGTTCAGCAACCATCACGTGGGATATCCCATCCTACATGGCTCCATGTGACCTATGTTATCAAACACTTTGGCTACAGCAAGAGTTTGTTTGGCAAGAGTTTGTCTGTAACGATTACGCCATTCTCAGGGAGATCCAGTACCTTTAATGTGCTGGCAAGCCGAGCTTAAACCTGAAGCAGTTCCACAGGTTAAGGGATATTGAATTGTTATTAAATtgtgttattaaattaatgGTGGCCTTTTTATAGGTATTGCTTgcccattattatttttattttttggtacaAAGTATGAATTGAAACCATacacttacatatatatatattgaatctTAATAGACCAATAAAAAATGATTCAAAATGTAAATAGGTAAAACGTGAATATAAATTAGTCAATGGGAAATGTCACCAATTGCATATTTATGGTTCCAGAATAAGGCGAGCGCTAAACCAAGCTATATCCAGCCCAGGTATATTAACGGTCATCTAAGTGCATGTGATTGGAGGGACACTTGGTTTTTTGATTTCTATACCTTAGAGTGATTTATTGTTGTACTATATTTTTGATACtgattgttacatttgtaaatataacaatatattttgttaattatttacttctttgaaatacatttatatgaaaaaaaagttgttttgtttttgttaagaaCTTTTGCTCAACTTGTTGTGGAATGCTCCTGCAGCAGCTTAgcatattttttatgtttgtaatagGACATGTTATAGGagtcgttctagccagtgcaccacgactggtacatcaaaggccgtggtatgtgcaattctgtctatgggatggtgcatataaaagatcccttgctgctaatcgaaaagagtaacccatgaagtggcgatagcgggtttcctccttcagtatctgtgtggtccttaaccatatgtctgacgccatgtaaccgtaaataaaatgcgttgagtgcatcgttaaataaaatatttctttctttctatagatGGAAGACATCACTAAagcaccttgatttagtgatcattgactattggatctcaaacatttggtaattctgacagtcctAGGAGAAGAAACACgctaaatgttttgttagtagcaagggatcttttatatgcacaatcccacagacaggatagcacatgccatggactttgatataccagtcacaactggctggaacgagaaatagcccaatgggcccatcctagactgaccatgcatcagacaagcgctttaccactgggctatgtcccacctctATATCGATTGAAGGTTTTGGTTGCAATCACTATCTACTGTAACCATTTGTGATCCCATATTTCATATCGGTTTGTGGATCATAAGTTCGTTCTTAGCTACTTTGCAGTAGGAGTAACATTTGTGgtagcagtgggtttcttctcaattTAGACCATATCAAAATAACCAAGTGTTTAAGCTGGACACAAATAACTGTTATCAGTTTGTCAAATTTGGTCACAGAATGAGTTGCCAAATTCATGTTTCACTTCGTCAAAGGGCCAGAATGACAGTTGATCTACAAAGGGCGTGCTATTTTTGAATTGGTAAtttaacaaataatgaaatgtattcaccaaattcaatttaatttgCGTTTGTCGATTTGAACAACAGCttaaatatttataactatATGGTCACAAACTagcatagtttaaaatatactgtGGTCTCATTAAACTTTTCTGTACTTTCCTGAATATTGCAAGTCACATTTGGAAACAACAGCCATGAGTTTAAAATGGGCCTTATTTAGCTCACTTGGTAGAGGACTTGCCATAGAATCAAACCATTTCTGTGCGCCAAGACTGGTATGTCAGTCTGTAGTATGTCCTCTGGAAAgtgcataatataaaagatcccttgctgccaatggaaaaatgtagtatgtTTCCTTTGTCTACaagttaaaaattaccaaatgtttgacatccaatagctgatgattactcaatgtgctctagtggtgttgaacaaaacaaactttaaccttaaaATGACCTGGGGttctttaaaaatgtctttTCCTTCACATTCAAAAGGTGGCAGGGTgacatagctcagtgataaagctCTCATCTGATGCACAATCGATCCCAATCAGTgagcccactgagctattttgCAATTCATCCAgtattccacaactggtgcaacaattttgtttcttttgtttaatgacaccactagagcacattgatttattaatcattggctattggatgtcaaacatttggtaattttgacagtcttagagaggaagggatcttttatatgcaccatcccatagacaagatagtaaataccacagcctttgaaataccagtcatggtgcactgactggaacgcgAAATAGTccaccaccgacagggatcgatcccaagcagatcacacatcaagcaaacgctttacaactgagctacatcccgcctcctGGTGCAATAAAGgctgtgatatacatgtactgtccTATTTGTcagatggtatatatatatatataaaagatcccttgctgctgtttAAAATGATCGCCCTAGGAGGTTTCCATTCATTATCTGTGTAGTTCTTGACCATATTTGGAGAAGGACGTGGTAAAGTGGTCACCTGATGCGTGGTCTGTCTAGCATTGATCAGtctttgagctatttcttgttccagctagtgcaccacgactggtatatcaaaggctgtggtatgtgttatcctgtctttgggatggtgcatatgaaaaaatcccttgctactaatagaaaaatgtagcgggtttcctctctaagactatatgtcagaattatcaaatgtttgacatccaatagctgatgattaataaatcaatgtgctatagtggtgttgttaaacaaaacaaactaaccagTCGCCGATTTATAAATTAGTGTGCTCTTGTGgtatcatttacaaaaaaaacttaacattttTGTTATCCCAACTAATgacccatgactagtatatatatacatgtatctgactatgtcatgtattgtcctgtccgtggggaaaatgcataaaaaaaattcccttattactaatgaaaaatatagctgAAGATAGCACAActaccatatgtttaacatgtaCCCAAaaaccaatgattaatttatcaatctgctctaggggtgtagtcaaacaaaacaaaccataacTTTCAAAATATGGCATTGATTGTCATATGAAGAGACAAATTTTTTTGCGTAGAGCTTTGTAGTAATTTACGTGGAAGTAGCACTTAAGAGATTAGTTTCGGTGTTTTTGGAAACCAACATGACGTCTGCTGGTAAATGATGTTGACAATAGCAACAACCTTTCGCACAATGTTTATAGTATATTCCTAATGTAGATTATCACTtctgggttttgtgtgtgtgtgtgtgtgtgtgtgtgtgtgtgataggcTAGTATACCCACTTCCGGTCTCGTTgtcatggtttcttttgtttcacGTCACATCCGCTGACCTTCACCATAGCATGTCTttcattgtatattatatttgtaaccAGCTAGCATAGATATGTATCATGAATTAATGTCATTTTTGTCTTGGAATATTGATGGACTTGCAAAAAAAACTGGAAAACCCTGAGATCCAAGCATATTTGAGGAAATATGACATTATAGCACTCCAAGAAACTCATTCTAGTATCCATAAAATTGATGTTTGTTCATCACTTGAACTTTTGAAGGATACAGGTGAAGCGCCAGTTTCGGATCACTTCAAACAAAATAGTGAATTCTGTCCACATGCGCGCGTAtgactttaaaagaaattcttgataataaagataatcaaccatataaataaacagtgatataaaatgtaaatttaggtaAACATTTGGCACCAAAAACAGTGTTGTTCGAGCTGGCGTAGGCCTACTTacgccagttgtggatcactttgttcagttccggatcactttcGAAAAATAGAGGCTTACGCCTTCAAAAACACTATTTCCAACATGTTAGCACTTTCAGCACGTTCGTGGATCCTGCCGGACATATTTTATGATCATTTGCAACTCCATAGGGTTCCCACCCCCCTGAttacgcccctaattagcaatTTCTAAAATCGATTGAAAATCAACGATGGCGTCCCACGAGTTAGATTTACGGGGCGTGTGTCAAAAGTAAAGGTGCGCGATCCTTATTATTTTCGTTGTGTACTTTCAAcaagttaaattatatttgatttctggctttctagtacatgtatataataataataattaatattattattactaataataaataattgttttcatttattatcgtatatataaataataataataataataattgttttcatttattatcgtatatataaataataataataataataataataataataataataatattattattattattattatattgatgacttttaaaagtcacattttctttgtgaaagGAACAAAGGCttgaaaacagaaagaaatgacATATCAGCAAAATATCAACTTAGTGACTGTTTAgtatttatcataatacaggggcggattatgctttagagatgtgtgtgtgtggggggggggggggggtatgtaaatgtttataatttgaaattataaattttacaggttatctacgtggtgggggtgggtttttttttatagccgGATCTAATCCGCccctgtttaaatattaaaattaagcaaaTAATTTTGAAGCAGGACGGTTAGACcccttgttaataatgataaatattaatatagtgaCACACACTAAACAGtggattattaattattaattattatttttgacgtGTTCCAATTGCCCGTTTCTGGTTAGTCTCCCACCCCCCGCAAAATAATTCCTGGATCTACTTCTGAATACAGAATTATTTGCAACGATGGTCTAAAGGCTAGGGCTAGCTCAGATTGACCATGTGAATACACAGATCAGTGGCCGACTGACTCTCCTGCATCAGAATGCGAttgagtaaaacaaaaattccactgaaaaaaataatccacCCTATAGTGGTACAGACTGTTTAAATGCGAATTAAAATTAAGCCGAATAAGACATTTTCACTTCGTTGACAAAACCAAATAGAGGACcccttccccctctctcccAAAGTCGAGCAGTCGAGTAGTCGAGTATGCGAAAAGCACGTGCAATGGCACATGCGAAACAGACCACTGGCGGCGGCATGGTTTTAGAAAGGTCCtcatgtcaaacttgtgccgattcttttctttgtacactaaactttttttttctctcttttttttcaatcgaTCAATCAAGCAATCAATGGGGTGGACGGCTCTCACACTGAAGAGGGCGGGCAATATTACTGAATAGTCTTATGGGGCAAATACAAGACACGTGTGCAGCACTTTTAGCGATTCTAGACTGGCAATCTAACAGGTCATacgggctcctatttttgtagAGGGCAGGGcagactgatttttgcccgaattaaacgaaaatggaattttttaaaaaactacattttatttatattagccatATTTGTGACTGACTGCGGCTGGTATTTGTACGAATGGCTaattacatgtaggcctacaaatATAACGTGAGAGACAAGTGGACGAACACTTAAAATCGTagtttcagtttataaaatacgtgtctttacattatatacatattgtcattacctgtagaaaacaaaaataatacaagaaaAATAGGTGGACCTACAAcgattaatatattttgtagagGATGACTGGCCATGGGACGAACAGTCTAGGGCTACTATGACATGGGGCCCCGAGACATACAGAGTCGAATTATTATGAACTAGTGGTTAAAATGACGAATCAAGAGAGgtttaagaagaaaataataataataataataataataataataataataattattattattattattataattccaCCGTGTTCAACGTTTTTGAGTCTTGAGATAAACCCTGCGTTCATCGCCCCATCTAGCGGCAGTTACAACGTAAATACTTCCGTtttgtgagtgatccgcaactggCGTATCAAGTGTGTCCCCTTTGAGGAGTTACAGTAAGTCGTTTGCAGCATCACTTTTCATAAAACCTGTCATGCAAAATCTATATATGTTTCCCCAACTCGTACTATAAAATTTCAaaggatataaaaagaaaaacatcaaaaactTCACCTCTCTTTGTaaacgtcttcttttttttcatgtcGTCTGCTCGTGTAAAGTTTTAATAGTGGTTAGGCCCCTATGTATCACCGTCCAAAATAAAACCAAGACTATATACTGTTAGTTATTTTACGTCCAATTTCaagaaaaatttattatttgtttgttagaatatttgtttaatgaaatttacaTAGAAATGACTAAAAATTGAATATACCGACAGACTGATCGGTAACTACAGGTGATCGtgaagtgatccggaactggcgcatcacctgtataaacgagtgcaataaataccatggcaaaacaactggtatgtggttctgtatttattacataccacctttCTGTATTATGAATaagaaaactttaattaaatacCACTTACTTTGTCTGAAAAGCTGGCTAGGGCTATGACATCATTCTGGTGAGCACATACTACGCCTGAAAAAATTTGTATCACACAGTTTAAAAGATTTTTGTATTATTGCacaatgaaaattgttttttattactcTAGTGAAGTTAAatggatatgtaataaatataaagaacttcacatacactgctttcgcttcctatttattgcactagtttattttgcacaagaatatataccactagaccagtggtatgtactttcgcaaaataaactagtgcaataaataggaagtgaaaacaatgtatgtgaagttctgtatttattacatacctccttttatgttttacaaaaacgttttttaatttaacttcataacaacactttgttaaatctatgatcaaaataCCTTTGAAAGGTCCAGATCACACATATGTatgatataaaatttatttatcacactgtttcaaaatgtctgtatcactataataagattgaataggtaatataatataccactcgtggtgcactgacgtcaatgagcccatcgacggggatcgaccctagaccgactgcacatcatatgagcgctttacgactgggctacagCCAGCCCTAGGCATCAGCAGCATTTCATTATTAGATTACAAGACGTAAACTAAATAATAAGTGCATTTtagcatatactatattatcaaAAGGAggagattaaaaaaagaaaatcttttCACTGAAATGCCAATATGTTACTGgcgaatatatatttagattggcgaaagaaattgaagattggTGAATTTTTTGGCGAATAAAAATAGCaacccagggctagccctgattagccctacgtcataatcgtgatggtgcgatgccctcttaagcatacatgaatatttttttttttctgctttattaatagtttttaacaaataatttatgctcaataagttaaaaatacaaggctgcaatcAATGTACACCCCCTCCCCGGCTGTTGTTTACCAAGCCTGCACTATTTAAAGATATTGAAAAGTTACAGAGCTCATGTTTATTTTGAGCCCACTCACGACTGTTTGCGAGACTTTTCTCAGCTATtaacagggtaaaaacaccccagagaagtgttttggggcacaaaatgtcaaataatatacacacaatgacacatgggccaaaatccttaaacatttttgaaccaatgccagccataaaagaatggctcacGAGTGGAAAGGGAACTCACATCATCTACGGCCATACAAGTGGTCACTAAGGCATACAtcaacacaataattatatttagatgaacaagtggacactaccaaacaaataacaaagtttaaatcaacaaatggacactatttaaaaaataaagtttaaatcaacaactAGAGAAGATAGTTGATACTACTGGGCAGACATATGCATTTAGTACTTCCTAggtaagtgttgtaacctattggcaaaattctttatttgtgcaattaaaccaattactttcaagattattacactATTAAGCACCGTATTCaattaaataggagtaacacaattggttaccttaagaagtatgggcaagtggaaaaatatatggggcaagtgaatatctgattgacacttgccctgtggcaagtaatATTTTTGAACCCCTGTTTACCTGACATGTCTCCTTGTCATTGTCTCTCCAGCTGGTTTGCTGTGCACTGTACGAGTATGAACAACACCAACAGACTGATCAGTGGAGACAACAAGGGTTACGCGTCCCAGCTCTTTGAGAAACTCATGAATCCCGACAGTCTTCCTGGACAGGTACGTACTGTAGGAGAACCACAGCAGTGTAAGTTGTGCATTTATTAAGACGCCaaatggccgatgtattttt harbors:
- the LOC121366298 gene encoding neutral ceramidase B-like isoform X2, whose amino-acid sequence is MDLQKKLENPEIQAYLRKYDIIALQETHSSIHKIDLARAMTSFCWFAVHCTSMNNTNRLISGDNKGYASQLFEKLMNPDSLPGQGTFVAAFAQSNEGDVSPNTKGPHCTDSGLPCDILTSTCHGSTCMMLPQNRSQDQ